The Fragaria vesca subsp. vesca linkage group LG2, FraVesHawaii_1.0, whole genome shotgun sequence genome includes a window with the following:
- the LOC101300979 gene encoding heat shock cognate 70 kDa protein-like, with product MKLWPFKIRGVGDRPMIMVNYKNEKKEFAPEQISSMVLSKMREIAEAYLGHAVKNVVITVPAYFNNFQRQATKDAGVIAGMNVMRVLNEPTSAAIAYGLDKRATNIGGNNVLIFDLGGGTFDVSLLQIEDEIFKVKATAGDTHLGGEDFDNRMVNHFRQEFEKKHKKDISNDPKALRRMKTSCERAKRTLSSTAETTIEIDSLFEGIDFHSKITRAKFEELNMDLFRKCMKTVEDCVGDAKMDINSIQDIVLVGGSSRIPKIQQLLQDFFNGKELCKSINPDESVAYGAAVQAAVLQGDIEKVQDLLLLDVTPMSIGLETHTDAFEVFIPKNTTIPTKKTKFATTIVNNQSGLIVPVYEGEETIAKKNKLLGEFVLNGIPRGVKGKPQIIICFEIDANGILIVSAEEKRLQIKNTITISNYRGVLSNVEIEKMIKIEEKYKLEEDEYNKKGFSSSALRRL from the coding sequence ATGAAATTATGGCCCTTTAAGATTCGTGGTGTGGGTGACAGGCCTATGATTATGGTCAACTACAAAAATGAAAAGAAGGAATTTGCCCCTGAACAAATATCTTCAATGGTCCTTAGTAAGATGCGTGAAATTGCAGAGGCCTACCTTGGACATGCAGTAAAGAATGTCGTTATAACAGTCCCCGCATACTTTAATAACTTTCAGCGACAAGCGACAAAAGATGCTGGTGTGATAGCAGGCATGAATGTGATGCGCGTCCTTAATGAGCCAACATCCGCAGCTATTGCATACGGTCTTGACAAAAGGGCCACAAACATTGGTGGTAATAATGTCCTCATTTTTGATCTTGGGGGTGGTACCTTCGATGTTTCCCTCCTTCAAATTGAAGATGAGATTTTTAAGGTGAAAGCTACTGCAGGAGATACACACCTCGGGGGTGAAGATTTTGATAATAGAATGGTGAACCACTTTAGGCAAGAATTTGAGAAGAAACACAAGAAAGACATCAGCAATGACCCCAAAGCACTAAGAAGAATGAAAACATCTTGTGAGCGAGCAAAGAGGACTCTTTCTTCGACTGCTGAAACCACCATTGAAATAGATTCTTTATTCGAGGGTATCGATTTCCACTCTAAAATAACAAGAGCAAAATTTGAAGAGCTTAACATGGATCTCTTTAGAAAATGCATGAAGACCGTGGAGGATTGTGTAGGGGATGCTAAAATGGATATAAATAGTATTCAAGATATTGTTCTTGTTGGTGGATCTAGTAGAATTCCCAAGATACAACAGCTATTGCAAGATTTCTTTAATGGTAAGGAGCTTTGCAAAAGTATCAATCCTGATGAATCAGTTGCATATGGCGCTGCGGTACAAGCTGCAGTTTTGCAGGGTGACATTGAGAAGGTGCAAGACTTGCTCTTGTTGGATGTAACTCCCATGTCCATTGGTTTGGAGACTCACACAGATGCATTTGAGGTTTTCATCCCAAAAAACACTACCATTCCCACTAAGAAAACTAAATTCGCCACAACTATCGTAAATAACCAATCTGGTTTGATAGTTCCTGTGTATGAGGGCGAAGAAACAATAGCCAAAAAAAATAAATTGCTGGGTGAGTTTGTGCTCAATGGTATTCCTCGTGGTGTAAAAGGTAAACCTCAAATTATTATTTGTTTTGAGATCGATGCCAATGGAATTTTGATTGTATCCGCTGAGGAAAAACGGCTCCAAATCAAGAACACGATCACCATTTCGAATTACAGAGGTGTGTTATCTAACGTGGAAATCGAGAAGATGATCAAGATAGAAGAAAAGTACAAGTTAGAGGAGGATGAATATAACAAGAAGGGATTTAGCTCTTCTGCCCTACGTAGGTTGTGA